The Thermodesulforhabdaceae bacterium genome window below encodes:
- a CDS encoding DUF3011 domain-containing protein: protein MMFLQKHLIWLVSLVALGVLYPVLSEAKVVVCESHKMRYRFCEVEVRGSVRMIKQISDAPCIEGQTWGYDRYGIWVTNGCRAKFEIEERVSGPKVIKISCESEHERYQYCPVSVVVGEVRLLKQFSKSPCIEGQSWGFDKHGVWVDSGCRGEFAIYPEVRYYPGRHRIEPDNREPQVIPYSPNVPVQKRKW, encoded by the coding sequence ATGATGTTTCTACAAAAACATCTAATATGGTTGGTTTCTTTAGTGGCCTTAGGAGTTTTATATCCCGTTTTGTCTGAGGCTAAAGTGGTGGTTTGTGAAAGCCACAAGATGCGGTATCGCTTTTGTGAGGTTGAAGTTAGGGGATCGGTTAGAATGATCAAGCAGATTTCAGATGCTCCTTGCATTGAAGGACAGACCTGGGGGTATGATCGCTACGGAATCTGGGTAACTAATGGATGTAGAGCAAAATTTGAAATAGAAGAGCGAGTTAGCGGTCCAAAGGTGATAAAGATATCCTGCGAGAGCGAACATGAAAGATACCAATATTGTCCGGTGAGCGTTGTAGTTGGAGAAGTGAGGCTTTTGAAGCAGTTTTCAAAAAGCCCTTGTATAGAAGGACAAAGTTGGGGCTTCGATAAACACGGGGTATGGGTTGATAGTGGATGTAGAGGTGAATTTGCTATATATCCTGAGGTAAGGTATTATCCTGGTAGGCATCGAATTGAGCCCGATAATCGCGAACCTCAGGTTATTCCTTATAGTCCTAATGTTCCGGTGCAAAAAAGGAAATGGTGA
- the ppdK gene encoding pyruvate, phosphate dikinase, whose protein sequence is MVKKYVYVFGGGRAEGNAKMKGLLGGKGANLAEMTNLGIPVPPGFIITTEVCSYFYSQGETYPEELKPQVEAALHHIESVVGRRFGDASNPLLVSVRSGAPVSMPGMMDTVLNLGLNDETVVGLAKQANNERFAYDCYRRFVAMYGDVVLGLKPAAKDEIDPFEEILDRMKHDRGVTYDYELTADDLKELVRLYKKLIKDRLNVTFPDDPWEQLWGAIGAVFKSWDNPRAIAYRELNNIPSDMGTAVNVQAMVFGNLGEDSATGVAFTRNPATGENVLYGEYLINAQGEDVVAGIRTPQPINKAQKGDNADVLSLEEAMPEVYAELERIRRILDRHYRDMQDIEFTIERGKLWMLQTRSGKRTAFAALRIAVEMVEEGILSEEEAVLRVDPQQLTQLLRPTFDIKAKEDAIKKGALIAKGLNAGPGAATGRVVFNAPDAEEWAERGEKVILVRMETSPEDIRGMHAAQGILTSRGGMTSHAALVARQMGKVCIVGCGALDINYKARQFAVGDLVVREGDWISLDGSTGEVLLGQIPTQPSEIVRVVVEKTLGMNDSSIVQNYMKLMSWADKYRRLGIRTNADKPDQAAIAIAFGAEGIGLCRTEHMFFEGDRIDAVREMILAKDREGREKALQKLLPMQKEDFKGIFRVMNGLPVTIRTLDPPLHEFLPADEKTAADLAKKMGVPFEELWSKIQNLHEANPMLGHRGCRLGIVYPEITAMQARAIIEAACEVAAEGIPVDPEIMIPLVGHVLELRHQKKVVDDVAKQVFQEKGISINYHVGTMIEVPRGAITAGEIAKEAEFFSFGTNDLTQTVYGISRDDAAKFLHHYIEMEIWDNDPFEIIDRDGVGEVMKIAVERGRRTRPDLKIGICGEHGGEPHSVAFCHEIGLDYVSCSPYRVPVARLAAAQAAIREKMVKK, encoded by the coding sequence ATGGTGAAGAAATACGTTTATGTTTTTGGAGGGGGAAGAGCCGAAGGGAATGCTAAGATGAAAGGTCTTTTGGGGGGCAAAGGTGCAAATCTTGCCGAAATGACAAATCTTGGTATTCCCGTTCCACCAGGCTTTATCATCACGACTGAAGTATGTTCTTATTTTTACTCTCAAGGTGAAACCTATCCAGAAGAATTGAAGCCTCAAGTTGAAGCAGCTCTTCACCACATAGAATCAGTCGTGGGAAGGCGTTTTGGGGATGCATCTAATCCCCTTTTAGTGTCTGTAAGATCTGGTGCCCCGGTAAGTATGCCCGGAATGATGGATACTGTCCTAAATCTGGGTCTCAATGACGAAACTGTTGTAGGCTTGGCTAAGCAAGCAAATAATGAGCGTTTTGCTTATGACTGTTATCGTCGGTTTGTTGCGATGTATGGAGATGTAGTGCTGGGGCTTAAGCCGGCTGCCAAAGACGAAATAGATCCTTTTGAAGAAATTCTTGATCGCATGAAACACGATCGGGGTGTTACCTATGATTATGAACTTACAGCCGATGATCTGAAAGAACTAGTAAGACTTTATAAAAAGCTTATAAAGGACCGCCTTAATGTAACCTTCCCGGATGATCCATGGGAACAGTTGTGGGGTGCTATTGGAGCCGTTTTTAAGTCCTGGGATAATCCCAGAGCTATCGCTTATCGAGAACTTAACAATATTCCTTCAGATATGGGCACGGCTGTTAATGTTCAGGCAATGGTTTTCGGAAATCTAGGAGAAGATTCCGCCACAGGTGTTGCCTTTACTAGAAATCCAGCTACCGGAGAAAACGTTCTTTATGGCGAATATCTCATAAATGCTCAGGGTGAAGACGTTGTTGCCGGTATAAGGACACCGCAACCAATCAACAAAGCTCAGAAAGGTGATAATGCTGATGTGCTTTCTTTAGAGGAAGCGATGCCCGAGGTGTATGCAGAACTCGAAAGAATTCGTCGTATTCTTGATCGTCATTATCGAGATATGCAAGACATCGAGTTTACAATAGAACGCGGAAAATTGTGGATGCTGCAGACTAGATCCGGTAAAAGAACCGCCTTTGCTGCTCTTAGGATCGCCGTGGAAATGGTTGAAGAGGGAATTCTTTCAGAAGAGGAAGCGGTACTTAGAGTTGATCCTCAACAGCTTACACAGCTTCTTAGACCTACTTTCGATATAAAAGCTAAAGAAGACGCTATAAAAAAGGGAGCTCTTATTGCCAAGGGATTAAATGCCGGTCCTGGAGCTGCTACAGGTAGAGTTGTTTTCAACGCTCCTGATGCTGAAGAATGGGCAGAACGAGGGGAAAAAGTTATTCTTGTGCGTATGGAAACGTCCCCGGAAGACATCCGAGGTATGCACGCTGCTCAAGGAATTCTTACCAGTCGTGGAGGCATGACCTCTCATGCGGCTCTTGTGGCAAGACAGATGGGCAAAGTCTGCATCGTTGGCTGTGGCGCTTTGGATATAAATTACAAAGCTCGCCAATTTGCCGTTGGGGACCTGGTGGTTAGAGAGGGAGATTGGATTTCTCTTGATGGATCTACCGGTGAAGTTTTATTGGGTCAGATTCCTACTCAACCTTCTGAAATTGTGAGAGTAGTGGTTGAGAAAACTCTTGGAATGAACGACTCATCCATAGTTCAGAATTATATGAAACTTATGTCCTGGGCAGATAAATATCGCCGCCTTGGCATCAGAACAAATGCGGACAAGCCTGATCAGGCTGCTATAGCAATAGCCTTTGGAGCAGAAGGAATCGGGCTTTGCAGAACAGAGCACATGTTTTTTGAGGGTGATCGCATCGATGCAGTGCGAGAAATGATTCTTGCTAAAGACAGGGAAGGAAGAGAAAAGGCCCTGCAAAAACTTCTTCCCATGCAAAAAGAGGATTTCAAAGGTATTTTCCGGGTAATGAACGGACTTCCTGTAACTATTAGAACTCTTGATCCACCACTCCATGAATTTTTGCCTGCTGATGAAAAAACTGCTGCGGATCTTGCCAAAAAGATGGGGGTACCCTTTGAAGAACTGTGGTCTAAGATACAGAACCTCCACGAAGCTAATCCGATGCTCGGTCACCGCGGCTGCCGTCTGGGAATTGTTTATCCAGAGATTACAGCTATGCAAGCCAGAGCAATTATTGAAGCGGCCTGTGAGGTCGCAGCGGAGGGAATACCGGTTGATCCAGAAATTATGATTCCTCTTGTTGGACATGTTCTTGAACTCCGCCATCAGAAAAAGGTGGTTGATGATGTGGCAAAACAGGTTTTCCAGGAAAAGGGCATCTCTATAAACTATCACGTTGGGACGATGATCGAGGTTCCAAGAGGAGCCATTACAGCTGGAGAAATTGCCAAAGAAGCGGAATTTTTCTCCTTTGGAACTAATGATCTTACTCAGACGGTTTATGGTATTAGCCGGGACGATGCCGCAAAATTCCTTCATCATTACATAGAGATGGAAATTTGGGATAATGATCCTTTTGAAATTATAGATCGAGATGGTGTCGGGGAAGTAATGAAAATCGCTGTGGAACGAGGGCGCAGAACCAGACCGGATCTCAAAATCGGTATATGCGGAGAACATGGCGGTGAACCCCATTCGGTTGCTTTCTGCCACGAAATAGGTCTGGATTATGTGAGCTGTTCTCCGTATCGTGTTCCTGTTGCTCGACTTGCTGCGGCGCAGGCTGCTATTAGGGAAAAAATGGTTAAAAAATAA
- a CDS encoding CoA ester lyase, with protein sequence MDRPFRLRRCILSVPGNREKMLAKARNIAVDVLMFDLEDSVPVDEKARARQMISECLLEEEKWASGSRSVRINPMDSPYAYRDIVDVVERAGKAIDTIVIPKVNHPCEVKAVDYILTQIERSVGLPDGKIGLEASIETAEGLLRVKEIAFSSERLETLVFGIADYAASVGAMTRGVSGHGEAEEFYPGHRWHFPLSRMIMAAKAAGLAAIDAPYGNYKDPDGLRKSCLLAAALGCDGKWAIHPDQISIIEEVFSPGEEDVERSRRIIEAYEVSKKEGKGSFSLDGKMIDGASLRIAMKINTYAELMKTRQRGSEK encoded by the coding sequence ATGGATCGCCCTTTTAGATTGCGTCGCTGCATCCTTTCAGTCCCAGGTAATAGAGAAAAAATGCTAGCAAAAGCCAGAAACATTGCTGTTGATGTGCTGATGTTTGATCTTGAGGATAGTGTTCCTGTGGACGAGAAGGCGCGAGCACGCCAGATGATCAGTGAATGTCTTCTTGAAGAAGAGAAATGGGCGAGTGGAAGTCGTTCTGTTCGTATAAATCCTATGGATTCACCCTATGCCTATCGTGATATTGTGGATGTTGTTGAAAGAGCCGGTAAGGCTATCGACACAATCGTTATTCCTAAGGTCAATCACCCCTGTGAAGTTAAAGCTGTGGATTATATTTTGACTCAGATTGAAAGATCTGTGGGATTACCTGATGGAAAAATTGGATTGGAAGCCTCCATAGAAACTGCGGAAGGACTTCTTAGAGTGAAAGAGATAGCCTTCAGTTCAGAAAGATTGGAAACTTTGGTTTTTGGTATTGCTGATTATGCTGCTTCAGTTGGAGCGATGACCCGAGGGGTAAGTGGACACGGTGAAGCCGAAGAATTTTATCCGGGACATCGTTGGCATTTCCCGTTAAGTCGCATGATTATGGCGGCAAAAGCTGCAGGACTTGCAGCGATTGATGCACCTTATGGAAATTACAAAGATCCAGATGGACTCCGAAAATCTTGTCTCCTTGCTGCTGCTTTAGGTTGTGATGGCAAATGGGCGATACACCCAGATCAGATCTCAATTATCGAAGAAGTTTTTTCCCCAGGTGAAGAAGATGTTGAAAGAAGCCGAAGGATTATAGAAGCTTATGAAGTATCGAAAAAAGAGGGCAAAGGATCATTCTCTCTCGATGGAAAAATGATAGACGGGGCATCACTCCGAATTGCTATGAAGATCAATACTTATGCAGAGCTTATGAAGACTCGGCAACGGGGAAGTGAAAAATAA
- a CDS encoding dihydropteroate synthase, translating to MKLIGENLNIVSKKYGKALKERDAKTLQELAVQMAEAGMDYIDLNIGPAGKYGEELMSWLVPVIHEVVDLPLALDTSNIKAIAAGLKVHKKGRAMINSIMVRPERMEALLPLAKEYDAEFVGLLWGPEGMPRDENERGALCAELLFRATEMGIPPERIYIDPIQTPVNVQQNQIMSALAFMKMFPDIAPGCSSTIGLSNVSNGAPEHLRPILNQVMLILWKRWGMQSAIVDCFDKDLHAIARGKRPELEALVYKVEDGEPIDMSSLTKEEQDYVKTARVILGHTLYSDSWLEL from the coding sequence ATGAAACTTATTGGTGAAAATCTTAACATTGTAAGCAAGAAATATGGTAAGGCGCTTAAAGAGAGGGATGCCAAGACATTGCAAGAACTAGCTGTTCAGATGGCTGAAGCTGGAATGGATTACATAGATCTTAACATTGGTCCGGCTGGTAAATATGGAGAAGAATTGATGTCCTGGCTAGTGCCTGTTATTCACGAGGTTGTTGACCTTCCTCTAGCCCTGGACACTTCTAATATAAAAGCTATAGCAGCGGGGCTTAAGGTTCACAAAAAAGGAAGAGCCATGATTAACTCGATTATGGTTCGCCCTGAGAGAATGGAGGCGCTTCTTCCTTTAGCAAAAGAATATGATGCTGAGTTTGTTGGACTTTTGTGGGGACCTGAGGGGATGCCTCGAGATGAAAATGAGCGTGGAGCGCTCTGCGCTGAACTTCTTTTCAGAGCTACTGAGATGGGCATTCCACCAGAAAGAATTTATATAGACCCAATTCAAACCCCTGTTAATGTTCAGCAAAACCAGATTATGAGCGCTCTGGCATTTATGAAGATGTTCCCTGATATAGCTCCAGGTTGCAGTTCAACAATAGGATTATCTAACGTTTCTAATGGTGCTCCTGAGCATCTTCGTCCAATTCTAAATCAAGTAATGCTCATTTTATGGAAGCGTTGGGGGATGCAATCAGCTATAGTTGATTGCTTCGATAAAGATCTTCATGCTATAGCTCGGGGCAAGCGTCCCGAACTAGAAGCTCTTGTGTATAAGGTAGAAGATGGCGAACCCATAGATATGAGTTCTCTTACCAAGGAAGAGCAGGATTACGTTAAGACTGCTCGAGTCATTCTTGGACATACTCTATATTCAGATTCCTGGTTAGAACTCTAG
- the acsC gene encoding acetyl-CoA decarbonylase/synthase complex subunit gamma, translated as MGMTGIEIFKLLPKTNCGECGVSTCLAFAMNLAAGKAELASCPYVSEEAKKILAEQSAPPIRTVVIGTGNYATKVGGELVQFRHEKTFNNPTGLGCVISTDEDDASVQGKLDRFKALQFERVGVLMRPEFIAIQDKTNDPAKYKAFVEKIMGLTDAALILVSPNPDVMEAALAVAKDRKPLIYAVTMKNGPKMAPIAKKYDCPVAVRSDGTLDTVMKITQNLMKMEIKDIVIDTGVRDLKTAFTHSVQIRRAALVDRARPLGFPTIVFANEMASSPEEEVMVAATFISKYGGIVLLSDLQPHFVFPLLLQRLNIFTDPQRPMTAEPGVYPINNPDENAPVLVTCNFSLTYFIVSGEVESSRMPAWLVVKDTEGLSVMTAWAAGKFSGEDVGAWIKKCGVLDKVKHKSVVIPGYAAAISGELEEELAGYNVVVGPREASQITKFLKTFSPK; from the coding sequence ATGGGAATGACCGGAATTGAGATTTTTAAATTGCTTCCTAAGACAAATTGTGGTGAGTGTGGAGTTTCTACGTGTCTTGCTTTTGCAATGAACCTTGCGGCTGGCAAGGCTGAGCTTGCCTCCTGTCCTTATGTGTCGGAAGAGGCAAAGAAGATTCTTGCGGAACAGTCGGCTCCCCCGATTAGAACCGTAGTTATAGGTACGGGTAATTATGCAACCAAAGTCGGTGGAGAATTAGTTCAGTTTCGTCATGAGAAAACTTTCAATAATCCAACTGGACTTGGCTGTGTTATTTCAACGGATGAAGATGATGCTTCCGTTCAGGGCAAGTTGGATCGTTTTAAAGCCCTGCAGTTTGAACGAGTCGGCGTGTTAATGCGTCCCGAATTTATCGCAATTCAGGATAAAACCAACGATCCGGCAAAGTATAAAGCCTTTGTAGAAAAAATCATGGGACTTACCGATGCAGCGCTTATACTTGTTTCTCCCAATCCTGATGTAATGGAAGCAGCTCTCGCCGTTGCCAAAGATAGAAAGCCACTAATCTACGCGGTGACTATGAAGAACGGTCCTAAGATGGCACCTATTGCCAAAAAATATGACTGCCCTGTGGCTGTAAGAAGCGACGGCACGCTTGACACGGTTATGAAGATCACTCAGAATCTCATGAAAATGGAAATTAAAGACATCGTCATAGACACCGGTGTTCGAGATCTAAAGACAGCTTTTACTCATAGTGTCCAGATCCGAAGAGCTGCTCTTGTTGATAGAGCGAGACCTCTTGGATTTCCAACCATTGTTTTCGCTAACGAAATGGCTTCCAGCCCTGAAGAAGAAGTTATGGTTGCCGCAACTTTTATTTCAAAATACGGAGGTATAGTCCTTTTAAGCGATTTACAACCTCATTTTGTTTTCCCGCTTCTCTTGCAGCGGCTTAATATCTTTACAGATCCACAGCGACCCATGACAGCAGAACCCGGTGTCTATCCTATTAACAATCCGGATGAAAATGCACCTGTTCTTGTTACTTGTAACTTCTCTCTTACTTACTTTATCGTTTCCGGTGAAGTTGAATCTAGCCGTATGCCGGCATGGCTGGTGGTTAAGGACACTGAAGGACTCTCTGTTATGACCGCTTGGGCTGCTGGTAAGTTCTCCGGTGAAGATGTGGGAGCCTGGATAAAGAAGTGCGGAGTTCTTGATAAGGTTAAACATAAGAGTGTGGTAATTCCGGGTTATGCGGCAGCTATAAGTGGAGAGCTTGAGGAAGAACTTGCTGGATATAATGTTGTGGTTGGTCCTCGAGAAGCTAGCCAGATTACAAAATTCCTTAAGACTTTTTCTCCTAAATAG
- a CDS encoding sigma 54-interacting transcriptional regulator: MAYSYEELQALYKIAKIITSGSEIRDQFKKVLDILSEDLGMKRGMISVLDLSTGEVWLDVIQGVNIPPAMISYRPGEGITGQVAQTGRPVAVANLGQEVHFLDRTGIRKNLNRSELAFFCVPIKYQEKVVGVLSADSVSKKDEKDLERELNLLTAVADLLGKSVYVRAIEEENLSLRRIVANPKRPKTDIIGRSKGVQDVLILIDQVAPSNMTVLIYGETGTGKELVAKAIHENSPRANGPLVRVNCAALPETLLESELFGHEKGAFTGAFTRRKGRFEEAHGGTIFLDEVGELPLGAQAKLLRVLQEREFQPLGSSKTVKVDVRIIAATNRDLQKEVENGKFRADLYYRLNAFTIHIPPLRDRGADILLLAEHFISKYSHELSKSVKRISPTVAEIFLNYFWPGNVRELENVIERAVLMATEDTIEVFHLPPTLQPKNIPHSEKSFGILKSMVESYERSLIMDALQLSGGNVSKAARLLKTTRRVIQYKAAKYGLKIRSS; encoded by the coding sequence ATGGCCTATTCCTACGAAGAACTTCAAGCACTTTACAAAATAGCCAAGATTATAACCAGCGGCAGTGAAATCCGTGATCAGTTCAAAAAGGTGCTCGACATTTTAAGCGAGGATCTTGGAATGAAACGGGGTATGATTTCTGTTCTAGATCTTTCTACCGGCGAGGTCTGGCTCGATGTTATCCAGGGTGTGAATATTCCCCCCGCTATGATTTCCTATCGCCCCGGTGAAGGCATCACAGGACAAGTGGCTCAAACGGGACGTCCCGTTGCTGTAGCCAATCTAGGACAAGAGGTTCATTTTCTCGATCGCACCGGTATCAGAAAAAACCTAAATAGATCAGAGCTTGCATTCTTTTGTGTTCCCATAAAATATCAAGAAAAAGTTGTCGGTGTTCTCTCCGCAGACAGTGTTTCGAAAAAAGATGAAAAAGATTTAGAAAGGGAACTTAATTTACTTACAGCCGTTGCCGATCTGCTAGGAAAATCTGTCTATGTTCGAGCCATCGAGGAAGAAAACTTAAGTTTAAGAAGAATTGTGGCTAACCCTAAAAGACCCAAGACCGACATCATCGGGCGATCAAAGGGGGTTCAAGACGTCCTGATACTTATTGACCAGGTAGCCCCATCTAATATGACGGTTCTAATTTACGGAGAAACTGGCACAGGGAAAGAGTTGGTCGCAAAGGCTATACACGAAAATAGTCCAAGAGCCAACGGACCCCTTGTCAGAGTAAATTGTGCCGCACTACCTGAGACATTGCTTGAAAGCGAACTCTTTGGTCATGAAAAAGGGGCATTTACCGGTGCTTTTACAAGGCGAAAAGGAAGGTTCGAAGAAGCTCACGGAGGCACCATATTTCTAGACGAAGTGGGAGAACTGCCTCTAGGCGCTCAGGCAAAGCTACTAAGAGTCCTGCAAGAACGGGAATTCCAGCCTCTTGGGTCTTCTAAAACCGTAAAGGTTGACGTTAGAATTATTGCCGCAACTAATCGGGATTTACAGAAAGAAGTTGAGAACGGGAAATTCAGAGCGGATCTTTATTATCGGCTTAACGCTTTTACCATTCATATTCCACCACTTCGGGATCGAGGAGCAGATATTCTACTACTTGCTGAACATTTTATTTCTAAGTATTCGCATGAACTGAGTAAATCCGTAAAAAGAATCTCTCCAACAGTAGCCGAAATTTTTCTGAATTACTTCTGGCCAGGAAATGTGCGAGAATTAGAAAATGTCATAGAGCGAGCAGTGTTAATGGCTACAGAAGATACAATTGAAGTTTTTCACTTGCCACCAACTCTTCAACCAAAAAACATCCCCCATTCTGAAAAATCTTTTGGAATTCTTAAATCCATGGTCGAATCCTATGAGAGATCTCTTATCATGGATGCCCTTCAGCTATCGGGTGGTAACGTATCTAAAGCAGCACGACTCCTCAAAACTACCAGAAGGGTTATTCAATATAAAGCTGCCAAGTATGGACTCAAAATTAGATCATCCTAA